ACAGTTCTTATACTTCCTGCCGTTCATCTTGGTGCTGATACCACTTCAAACTACTAGCGAAGAGCTCACTTACAGAGGCTACTGGATGCAGGGAACCGGGCTATTAACCAGAAATTTTTTAGTGCTAGCACTGATAAACGGTATTTTATTCCTGTTACCCCATATAGTAAACCCTGAAATCAGTGCAGGTGGAATTCTAGCAATGGTTTATTATGTAGTAGTTGGATTCTCCTTAGCATTTATCACTCTTAAAAGCGGAACACTAGAGCTAGCTATTGGTATGCATGCTGCTAATAATATCTATGAATCAGCTATTATTCATCCTCAAGCTTCAATTCTGCAAACACCATCGCTATTTACCCAGGCAGCAATAGATCCTGCTTATGAACTCATAAGTATTGCAGTCATAATGATGATATTTTATTTAGTAACATTCCGGGTTAAACCTGAATGGAAAAGGTGTTAAACCTTTTTTCTATTCATTATGCAATTAATTTAATTTTCATTTTTTGCAGCTTTTATTGTGTTTTATTAATCTAAAAAAAGGATAAATAGCCGTTTATACATTTTTTACGTTCAATAGTAATATTACAACCGGTATAATTTTGATTTTAAAAAATGAATGGGGTCATGTCCTTGAAAAACGTGATCCATAATAGATTACTCGCTTATAGCTGATATTCAGCAGCGTTTTCTAAATATTTCAGCTCCAGCCCGATTAACATCAATAAGCCCATAAAATTTAGTGGAATATGCTTTATTTTTGTCAATTTCGATTAAACTTTCCTGTACTTTTAAAAATTTAGATTAATGTTATAATAAATTAAACTGCTATTTAAATTCAAAACGAAGCATATCATGAAATTTTAAAGTGGTATGACTTCACTCTATACCAAACAATATTTTAATGTAGAAAACTTATTTTATATATGATATCTGTTTAGAAGTTACATTTTAATTAAAGTAAAACCGGAGATTTTTCTTTGAAAATTGCTATAATCACCATAACCACGAATTCTCAGGATATTGCGTCTAAAATCAGGGAAAATCTTGCAGATGATCCTACAATAACTGGTGTGGATATATTCCATAAAAATGTTAAAAAGACATTACAATCTGTATTCAGCAAATATGATTGTATAATTGGCATAATGGCATCTGGAATTATGGTAAGAAATATCTGCGGATTACTTGAAAATAAACTGGAAGATCCTGCAGTCCTGGTCATGGACGACGCTGGAAAACATGTTATAAGCTTACTTTCAGGTCATTTTGGCGGTGCCAATGAAATTACAAAGAAAATTGCAGAAATTACGGGTGCTGATCCAGTTATAACAACAGCTACAGATGTACATGGCAAATTAGGGATAGATTCACTTGCAAAAAAATATTATCTGGATATTGAAAATCCTGGAGGAATAAAAAGTATAAATTCTGCTTTGGTCCAGGGGGAATTTCCTGAACTGCTGGTTCCATTAAGGTTTAATTTTGTTTCAGATGATCCACAGGTTAAATCTTCTTATAATTTAGTTGAGTCTGGTGAAAATAATTTTAAAGTGTTATTTGGAGATACTGAAATTATTTTAAAACCTAAAAAGTTTGCAGTTGGTATAGGTGCACGAAGAGATATTTCAAAAGAAAATGTTGAAGGTGCAATTACAAGTGCAATGAATACTCTCAATTTACCAGTTGCAAGAATAGATGTAATTTCAACAGGTGAAATGAAAAGGAATGAGGAGGGTATAATTGAAGTGGTTTCTGAATTTAACATACCCCTTGAAATAATTCCTTTAGATGAATTAAAAAAATTTAACTATGATGGATATTCAAAATCATCATTTGTTAAGAAAAAATTTGGTATTTATGGAGTTTGTGAGCCTGTTGCTTTAATAACTGCTGGAGGAAATTCTAGGCTTGTATTAAAGAAAACATCATTTAATGGGGTTACTGTAGCCATTGCTGTGGCTTCTAAAGGCTAAAAAGTTAAATTTATGTCAGTATAAAGTAAGTTGTATTATTTTCTATATGAAGTTCATAGGGGAAATCTTAAATTTTTCAAATTCAAATAGAAACAGGTGAATTATTGAAATACCAAAAGGTTTTTAGTTTATCAAATATAAAAAATAATAGTTAGATTATTTTATGAATTCTTTTATCTAAAAATATTATGGAGGTCACATTATGAATGAAGAGGCATTTGATCGTGTTAATCAGATATTACAACATATAATGGAAGATACAAGCGTTCCTAGGAATATTAGGAGAGCAGCAGAAGAATCTAAGGATATATTGGCAAAAGATGATGAAGAACCTACTATCCGTGCAAGTACTGTAATTTCAATACTTGACGAAATTAGTAATGATCCAAATATTCCAATACATGCAAGAACCCTTATATGGAATGTTTTAAGCGAACTAGAGTCTGTTAGAGACTGAATTTAATTTTAAATAAATATTAACTTAATTTAGCTACTTTTGATTGATGTCAGCATAGGTAACTTACCGTTATTTTCAGCTGATATTTTCTCAAAACTTTCTTTTTTAGATATATGCTGTTTTCACTTTTAATTTTTAGTTTAAGTGAATTATTTATCTTTTAAACATTGTAACTCTCTAATTAACTTAATAATCTAATTTAAGGTAATTTACTTATTTTTTGATAATATGGGCTAAGTTGATAAAATAAATTAATTAACTTAATCTAATTTAAGATAATATGTTTTTTTGAATAATATTGTAATGTTAAAAGTAAATTAAGGTTTTAGAAGGCATTGTAAATTAATTATTTTATCTAGTTTAAGTCCAAATTTGGGCTTTATTTTACTATTTGTCAGTGTATTTTGTCTGACTTGGGCTTTATTTTACTATTTGTCAGTGTATTTTGTCTGAAAATAGGCTTATTTTACTGTTTTTGTTAGTATTTAATCTTAGATTTGGACTTTATTCTACTAATTTCTGTCAAATATTTAATCCAATTTAGGTTTATTCTACTTTCATATATTAGTCCAAAATTTAGACTTTATTTTAAATAATTCTTGTCCTATTGGTCCAAATTTTAGACTTTATTTTGCTAGTTCATGCCAATATATTTAATTCAAATTTTGGATAATATGACTTTGTTTCTATTTATTCAGTTATAGCAATATTAATTTTGTAAAATGATCTTATATAAATCTTATTTGTCACTTAAGAGCAATATTGCCTTAATGGAACAATTAATAGACGTTAATACGCCGTTAAAATAGTTAAGATTATATACTATGAAACTTATTAATCAAAATCATGAATTGTTATAATTGGATGTGATGATGTGAAAGTGTTAATGGCAATTTTTCTTGTAATCTTGATGATAGGAGTGGCACCGGCATTTGCAGTAGATTCTCCTGTAGATCAGCAAACCGTCGCTTCTACAGCAGTTAAACAAACCAATAATGATATTAAAGGTATATCTCAAGTATTAAACTCATCTAATAATGATAGGGTAACATTTGATGTTTCAGATCCAGAAGATGAAGATAGCGGTTATATTGATGGATATGACGATGATGGTAACTATATTGGCAATTATACAGTGATAGATCCATCAGATTTAGAATGTATATCGGATGATCAGCCGGATGAAACTGATAATTACGCCGTTAGTTCATTTAATATCCCTGGCGAAGATATTGAATACATAGATGAACCAGATAGCAATAATATGGTTGAATCCGCAAGTATGGATGAATTTGATGATATAGGTAATGATTTGTTGGAAATATTAGATACTGTTGATGAAGACGCTGGTTATCTGGATGAACTTGATGTATCAAGTCCGTCAGATGAAGATAATTTCGATGAGTTAAACGCAGATGATCAGCTTGATGAAGATGAATATGGCATGTTCACGGAATTAAGTATTGAATTTGGATATGATGGTTCCTATGATATAGATCAATTAAATGAGAGTCAAGATAATGATGTAAATGAATTAGATAATGGTAATTGTACTGTAATTGATTCATCAGATGTTCCATTATCTGAAGATACATCGCAGATAAGTACAAATGTATCCACCAATTGTAAACCCCTAATTGTAACCATTGTTAATGGTTTGTGTGGAGTAGTACAGGCAACGCTAGAAAAATTAGGTAATGTATGTATGATATTGGGAAATGAGCTTGAAACAATATTCTAGGTCCTAACTATTGTATATCACAGATTCACCCGTCATTACTACGAAAGATAGGATATCTAGGTTGAAAGCGAATTCCATACCAAACAAAAAAAAAACATGACTTAATTAACTCCACATGGCAGAGAACTTTCTCCGTTCTCTGCCTTATTTTTAATAAATTTAAAATGAAAAAATCTTGAATCAATTTTAAAATTAGACTGATATATCAGAATTTAAACTTAAAGTGTGGGCAATATACTGTATTTTAGCAATATCTTCTATAAATTCCGCAAGAAGAGTTGCTTCATCAAGATTAACACCTGCAGCAACTGTTCCATGATTTTTCAGTACCACTGCATCGTTGTCTTTCATCATGAAAGCAGTGTCTTTAGCAAGTTCTCCGCTTCCTGGTGCTGAATACTTCACGTATGGAATATAAGGAGTTTCAATAGGTCCAAATCCTTCCAATCTTTTTAATTTTTTGCCTGACATTGAAAAACCAGTTGCAAATGGCGAATGTGAATGTACAATACTATTTATGTCATTTCTTTCCCTATAGATTCCAAGGTGCAGAAAAGTCTCCATAGATGGTTTTTTATCTCCCTCAAGCATATTTCCATCCATATCTATTATAATAATATCGTCTGATTCCACGTTTCTTTTGGCAATACCGCTTCTTGTAATTGCAACTTTTGATATTCCTTCTTCATAAAATCTACAGCTTATATTTCCAGATTTTCCAGGTACAAGACCCTTTTTGTAAACATAATGTGAAGTATCAACTAATCCTTTTATAATTAGATTTTTATCCATTTAAATCACTTGAATATAATGTCTTTTTATTTATAATTTATTAATTAGCTATTTTAAAAATGTAGTCAATGAAAATAATAAATTTATGTGAAGTTATTTCACATTTAAGCAAATTTTAATAGTTTAAATGATCCTTTATGTATCACGGGGACTTCTGCACATGTTGGCACGATGTTGTAGATTTTCTGAAACTCTGTTTGGGATTGAAAAGTCCCTGAATTTATCAGATGAATGCCTTTATGTCTTTTATATGCATTAATATGCACATGCCCTGTATGGAATATATCTGGAACTTCTTTTATGACGAGATGGTCTTCATATTCCGATGCAAGGGGGGTTCTTTCCCCATATATGGGTGCTAAATGCCTTTTTTCTATCAGTTCAGTCATTACCAAATCTGTCCGCTGGTGGGAAAACCCTTTAACAGACATAGCCATGTCATCAAAGCTTCTTCCGTGATATATGAGTGTATTGATCCCGTCTAAACTTACAACTCCGGGATTACTTACAAATTCTGCATTTTTAAGTTCATAAAGTGACTTTGCGTATGTTTCTGGAAGCGCAGGCTGTGGCTCAGCTAATCTTACTGCATCGTGGTTTCCAGGGGATATTATTATTTTAATGTCGCTTCGAACATCTCCAAGAAGTCTTGCAGCTTCGTCGTACTGTTCATAAATATCTTTTATAGTGAGTTCTTTTTCCTGGTTTGGGTATATACCAATTCCATCAACTGTATCTCCACCTAAAACTAGATATTTAACATCGTTGGCGATTTCCTGCTGGTTATCATCACCAAAATCTCCGTTTATCCATTTTATAAATCTATTAAATGCATCTTCAAGAAAAGTAGAACTGCCTATGTGGACATCAGAAATAAAAACTGCTCCAAAATCCATTGGTTTTTCATCGATTCTGGGAACTCCTGGCTGTATAATATCTGAAGCTATTACTAATGTTCCTTTTTTACTTCCAATTATACCAATAACTTCATCTCTTACAATTTTCTCAGCTTTTTCATAGAGCTGACCGCTTTCATTATGTACAAGAACACTAATACTTCCAGTTTCATCTTCTAATTCTATTATTTTATGACTGTTTTTGGTATTTTTGATGTCATTTACCATTCCTATTATTTTGATGACTTCTTCGTTCTTACCTATTCTATTAATAGGGCGGTGATCCTTTAATTCCCTTCTTTTATTTAAAATATTATGTAATTGTTCATATCTGCTGTTAAAATAAGTGATAAAGTCCTTAACTTCCCCGCTTGTATATGATTTTTTAGTGGTATCCTGGATCACGTGAAAATCAAATGGCCTTCCAGTTTGGAATTTACTCTGGGAGACCGTAGTGGGATTTATATCCACATTTTCAGGGATAATCTCACTGTTTATTTCTCCTTTTAAACCATTTTTTTCTAGATATTGATCCAGAATATCTTCAGTTAAAACAATTATATTCTGATTAGAGTATACTAGATCCTCTATTAATGATTCTGTGAATTCAATAGAATTTTCTTGAGTTATTATGCGTTCATATGCTTTATCGTTTATCAAAATGTTGGCATTGGTGAACTTTAAAATGATATCATCGCTCATGACTACCCCGTGCAAAGCTTTTTGTATGTATATTTATAACATCATATTATAATATTAATCTAATTTAACTCACAAAACTAAGTTAATCAATTTTAAAAATTCATGTTAAGAAAGTATACTAAAATAAATTATTTAAGGTGATAAAATTTGCCAAGGATTATAAAATTTATATTTTTCCTATTACTCTTCGGGATAATTTTTGAAGCAGGACTTTTAAGCTCGTATACTATAGTAACTTCCCAACCCCCCGATGTTGGAAAAGTCATAGATATGCAGGTCAGTAAACTAACTGCTATTTGGGACAGTATAGGCATAGGTTCAAAAGTAAGCATCGCTAAAACATACAACGTTACAAACGTAGATCCGGTTTCACAGGCTCTTAAAAGCAAAACTCAGCTTGATGGAATTAATATTGACACAATATCTGCCATAATAGTTAGCTCAAGCGGCGGTAACGTAAATGTGACTATTTCAGCAACAGGGTATAAGGAAAATGAAACAACTGCAAATAGTTCCAATACTGCTTTTACAAGTGGACAAATAGTAATAAGTCCAAGCGCAACCTATAATTTGACTGCAACAGCAACTGGAGAGCAGAAAACAAAAGGTATAGCAGTGGATGTTAACACAATCAGGATAACATCACTTAAGCAAATAAAATCTTAAAATAGAATGATTAGTTTAAGTTAAAGCTTAAACTAACTATATTTTTTATAAAGAATAATTAATTTTTTAACATGGTGATTCGATGATCAGCGTTATAGGCATAGGACCTTCCAGAGAAGACATGAGTATAAGGGCTTTAAATGCAATTAAGAACTGCGAAGTTATAATCGCTTATAAAGCTTACATAAAACCCATAGAAGACCTGCTCGATGGGAAAGAAATAATTAAAAAGGGAATGGGCGATGAAATAGAACGAGCTGAAATAGCCATACAAAAGTCAAGGGAAGGTAAGAATGTTGCAATTATAAGTTCTGGAGATCCCGGCGTATTTGGAATGGGAAATGTTATTTTTCAATTAATTGGCAAGTACAGTGACATTGAAGTGGAAGTTATACCGGGTGTAACTGCAGCAACCTTTGCAGCGTCCAAACTCGGAGCACCTCTCCACGATTTTGCAGTTATAAGTTTAAGTGATATTTTAACCCCATTATCTGAAATAAAAAGAAAAGTAGAGTTTGCATCAAAAGGGGACTTTGTAATTGCCATATACAATCCAAAGAGTAAAACAAGGAAAGAACCATTTAATGAAGCTTACAGGGTCTTACTTGAAAACAAAAAACCATCTACTCCTGTTGGGATAGTGAAAAGTGGAGATAATGGAGTAGATACTACAGTAACAACACTTGGAGAACTTAAAAATCATGAAATAAACATGTCTACAACTGTAATTATTGGAAATTCCATGACTTATGTTCAGGATGGATATATGATAACTCCAAGGGGTTATATGATCCGATCAGATATACATCCACTTTCAAAAGAATTTTATGAGCACTTTTTAGAGGGCGAAATAGTTGAAGGTCCTAATTTAGAATGTGAATATTATCCATGTCATGAAGAGGGACAGAGCTGTACTTTCTGTTACTGTCCATTTTATCCATGTGGAGATAGTTCTACGGGGGGCAAATGGATAAAAGATAAAGGAGTCTGGAGCTGCCAGGACTGCACATGGATCCATGAGGATAAAGTAGTTAAATGTATCCTGGAGAAATTCCCCGAAATTGTTAAAGAAGTAGATGACCTTAAAAAAAGAAAAAAGGATCTCTTGAAGTTAAGAAGGGAATGCATTCAAAGGGTAGGATAATTTAACATATATTACCTTTTTATTTTTGATTCAGTATTTTTAAAATTGAATTTTTTTTGTTTACTTGCCTTAAATAAAGTAAAAGCTAATTTACCACTCGTTTTGTTTAAATTTTAGTTATATGCCATGTAGTTTTTAAGTTATATTTCATTTTTTATATTTTTATAGAATTCTTCTTGGAGATATAAGAGTCAATTAGAGGGTTTAAATCCTTCTATTTTAAATATACCAACTTCACCATGTTTAAGTGTCACAAAAAAGATTAAAAATTTTGATACAACAAAAACGAAGTTTTTATCAGTTTCAATTTTTTGGAGTCAAAACTATAAAGTTTTGACAGTTTTTGAAACACAAAAATTCTTTGAATTTTTGACTGCCGTCGAAAAATTAAAACTTGCAAAACCGAAGGTTTTGTGCTCCAAAAAACTTTCGGTTTTTTGAGAGATTTTTCGATACGTCAAAATCAGAGATTTTGACAGTTTTTCGTGCCACAAAAATTCTCCGAATTTTTGACTGCCGTCGAAAAATTTTCAATTTTTCGGGCGTCAAAACTATGAAGTTTTGACAGTTAAAAAAACTTATTATTAATTTTAACCATAGTATTAAAAGTGATAAAATGATAAAGATAAAAAGGGTGTATGAGTCATCCAGTGAGAATGATGGATTTAGAATTCTTGTTGACAGAATCTGGCCTAGGGGAGTATCCAAGGAAAAGGCTGATCTAGATGCTTGGATGAAAGAGATTGCACCAACCAATGATCTAAGAAAATGGTTTTCGCATGACCCTAAGAAGTGGAACGAATTTGAAAATAGGTATAAAAACGAACTAAAAAACAAAAGTGAGCTAATTAATGAAATAAAGGATATAGAAAAAGATAAAGGTAAAGTAACTTTAATTTACTCTGCAAAAGATAAAGAGCACAATAATGCAGTTGTGCTTGAGCATACACTCAGAAAATTATAGTTATTTTAATATAAAAAATCAAAATTTTTCTGTTTCTTTACCTGTAGCTTGTTGGTGATATCATGAGTGAAAAAATATTGATAACAAATCTTAAAAGTAAAAATAATATTCAAGATGCGGTGTCTGAAGTTAAACCTGATAGGATGATAATTGTATCATCCAAAAAGGCGAAATTCAGAGATTTTGAGGTTAAAACGGATTATATGAAGATAAAAAATCGATTTGAAGATATTATCCATAAAGCTAATGCAATTTTAAATGATGAAGATGATTTTTCAATTATAGTTAGGCCAGATAGAACTGGTGTGTATCTTTTATGGCTTGCCCAAATGCGTTCTTTAAATCCAACATATGTACTAAGCCATGGAGAACTTCAGCAGCTTCCTATCATCCCTGCAGGTGCGCTTGGTGAGAAAGAGAGTGAAATATTAAAATTAGCTGATTGTCATGGATTTATTGACTCTAAATCTATTAATAAAGAATTTGGGATTACTGAAGACAGTGCAAAAGAGTACTTAAAGAAATTATCTGATGTAGGAATTTTAAAGTACTTTGAAACAAAAGAATTTGAAGCAGGCGAGGAGAAAGCACATGCTTATTACAGTACAGACCTTTTAGAAAAAGGAAAAGAGACCGAAGACTTTTATCTAATGACAGAACTTGGAAGAATAATGGTTTACATGGCATTAACCAGTGAATAATCTATTAAAATACACACTAAAATAAACATTAAGGCTAGATTTAAGTATCTGGATTAAAAATCTTCAAATAAAAAAATAAATCAAAAATTAGTGAATTTAATTATCTAAAATTAAAGGATAAGAGCTTTTGTCTAATTAAAGCTCAATTTCCATAATTTTAATAGGCAATAAAAATCCTCAAAAAATTCTATGAATTTTTTGGGACCTACAAAATCTTCGATTTTGCGGTTCAAGAAACGTAGTTTCTTTCAACCTCAAACGCGAAGCGTTTGAGCATGCAAAACCAGGGGTTTTGCGGTTACGGAGCTATGCCCCGTAAAAATTGGAAATCAAAGATTTCCAAAGGTTAGAAAATGCAGAGCAGACAAACACAAAGTGTTTGTTGCCTGCAAAACCTTCAGTTTTGCGGTTCGGGAAACGAAATTTCCCTTAACGTCAAAAACCTGTGATTTTTGACAGCATTTTCTAAAATTAAATATTAAGTTCCATTTCCCCGTCGAAGACTAAGACGGCATCCCCTTCCATGAATGCGCCTAAAGTTTCACTATTTTCATAGACATTTATTTTAAGATCTCCACCAGGAAGATGTACCAGGACATCGTTATCGAGTTTTCCAAGTTTAAATCCAGCTAATACGCAGGAAGTAGCTCCAGTACCGCATGCAAATGTTACGCCAGCGCCACGCTCCCATGTAATCATGTCTATTTCGTTTTTACTTAATATTTTCACGAAATGTACGTTTATTTTCTGTGGAAATGCCTCATGTGCTTCAATTACAGGACCCATTTCATTTAGAGGCACATCATCAAGATTATCAGTAAATATTACAGCATGAGGATTTCCAACGCTTACTGCACTCATTTTAAGCGGATTTCCACCTACAACTAATTCGTCATCAAGAAACTCTTCTTTATCACTTGTCATTGGAATTTCCGATGTTTTGAAGGTTGCGTTACCCATATTAACTTTTGAAGATGCCACTTTTCCATCTTCGATAGTTAACTCTACTTTTTTAGTTCCGCCGAGTGTTTCAACATCTATATTTTCTTTATTTATAACCCCTTTATCATATACAAACTTGGAAAAACACCT
This window of the Methanobacterium veterum genome carries:
- a CDS encoding CPBP family intramembrane glutamic endopeptidase, which encodes MCPAICGIIGVFISVRYVHQRPFSTLITPFKNINVKPILYGFGFFLLLLILSDVLLYGLNSSNIQFNGNNISQFLYFLPFILVLIPLQTTSEELTYRGYWMQGTGLLTRNFLVLALINGILFLLPHIVNPEISAGGILAMVYYVVVGFSLAFITLKSGTLELAIGMHAANNIYESAIIHPQASILQTPSLFTQAAIDPAYELISIAVIMMIFYLVTFRVKPEWKRC
- a CDS encoding cobalt-precorrin 5A hydrolase, with the translated sequence MKIAIITITTNSQDIASKIRENLADDPTITGVDIFHKNVKKTLQSVFSKYDCIIGIMASGIMVRNICGLLENKLEDPAVLVMDDAGKHVISLLSGHFGGANEITKKIAEITGADPVITTATDVHGKLGIDSLAKKYYLDIENPGGIKSINSALVQGEFPELLVPLRFNFVSDDPQVKSSYNLVESGENNFKVLFGDTEIILKPKKFAVGIGARRDISKENVEGAITSAMNTLNLPVARIDVISTGEMKRNEEGIIEVVSEFNIPLEIIPLDELKKFNYDGYSKSSFVKKKFGIYGVCEPVALITAGGNSRLVLKKTSFNGVTVAIAVASKG
- a CDS encoding UPF0147 family protein codes for the protein MNEEAFDRVNQILQHIMEDTSVPRNIRRAAEESKDILAKDDEEPTIRASTVISILDEISNDPNIPIHARTLIWNVLSELESVRD
- a CDS encoding class II aldolase/adducin family protein, translated to MDKNLIIKGLVDTSHYVYKKGLVPGKSGNISCRFYEEGISKVAITRSGIAKRNVESDDIIIIDMDGNMLEGDKKPSMETFLHLGIYRERNDINSIVHSHSPFATGFSMSGKKLKRLEGFGPIETPYIPYVKYSAPGSGELAKDTAFMMKDNDAVVLKNHGTVAAGVNLDEATLLAEFIEDIAKIQYIAHTLSLNSDISV
- a CDS encoding DNA-directed DNA polymerase II small subunit, with amino-acid sequence MSDDIILKFTNANILINDKAYERIITQENSIEFTESLIEDLVYSNQNIIVLTEDILDQYLEKNGLKGEINSEIIPENVDINPTTVSQSKFQTGRPFDFHVIQDTTKKSYTSGEVKDFITYFNSRYEQLHNILNKRRELKDHRPINRIGKNEEVIKIIGMVNDIKNTKNSHKIIELEDETGSISVLVHNESGQLYEKAEKIVRDEVIGIIGSKKGTLVIASDIIQPGVPRIDEKPMDFGAVFISDVHIGSSTFLEDAFNRFIKWINGDFGDDNQQEIANDVKYLVLGGDTVDGIGIYPNQEKELTIKDIYEQYDEAARLLGDVRSDIKIIISPGNHDAVRLAEPQPALPETYAKSLYELKNAEFVSNPGVVSLDGINTLIYHGRSFDDMAMSVKGFSHQRTDLVMTELIEKRHLAPIYGERTPLASEYEDHLVIKEVPDIFHTGHVHINAYKRHKGIHLINSGTFQSQTEFQKIYNIVPTCAEVPVIHKGSFKLLKFA
- the cobJ gene encoding precorrin-3B C(17)-methyltransferase, producing the protein MISVIGIGPSREDMSIRALNAIKNCEVIIAYKAYIKPIEDLLDGKEIIKKGMGDEIERAEIAIQKSREGKNVAIISSGDPGVFGMGNVIFQLIGKYSDIEVEVIPGVTAATFAASKLGAPLHDFAVISLSDILTPLSEIKRKVEFASKGDFVIAIYNPKSKTRKEPFNEAYRVLLENKKPSTPVGIVKSGDNGVDTTVTTLGELKNHEINMSTTVIIGNSMTYVQDGYMITPRGYMIRSDIHPLSKEFYEHFLEGEIVEGPNLECEYYPCHEEGQSCTFCYCPFYPCGDSSTGGKWIKDKGVWSCQDCTWIHEDKVVKCILEKFPEIVKEVDDLKKRKKDLLKLRRECIQRVG
- a CDS encoding DUF488 domain-containing protein produces the protein MIKIKRVYESSSENDGFRILVDRIWPRGVSKEKADLDAWMKEIAPTNDLRKWFSHDPKKWNEFENRYKNELKNKSELINEIKDIEKDKGKVTLIYSAKDKEHNNAVVLEHTLRKL
- the dapF gene encoding diaminopimelate epimerase, encoding MSLKKIKFSKMHGLGNDYIVIDETKEEIIPEDKKPEITAEICRRGFSIGADGVIFVTPSASEDIWFRIFNSDGSEAEMCGNGIRCFSKFVYDKGVINKENIDVETLGGTKKVELTIEDGKVASSKVNMGNATFKTSEIPMTSDKEEFLDDELVVGGNPLKMSAVSVGNPHAVIFTDNLDDVPLNEMGPVIEAHEAFPQKINVHFVKILSKNEIDMITWERGAGVTFACGTGATSCVLAGFKLGKLDNDVLVHLPGGDLKINVYENSETLGAFMEGDAVLVFDGEMELNI